The stretch of DNA AAGGCCCTGACTGAATCTGATTCCCAATTGTCCTTAATTTCTGCCAGGTTCCAAAACAAGCCCACATACAGGAAGACCTTACAAAGAAGACAGCTATAGGTGTGattcaggaggcagcaggtggccagtCCCCAACCTTGGAAGAGCAGCTTCAGGGTCACTTGCAAGGTATGTGCCCAGTTCAGGATACTGGCAAGGACTGGCATTTTCCCCGGAAGCCTTCTTCAAAAGTTCAACACACTTATCTAATGTCTGCTGTGTACCAGGCACTACCAGATGTTGGAGAGACAGTGGTGATTGAACAAAGCAATAGGCTGCCTGCTCTAATAATTATAGTCTGatgggaaaagcagaaaacaagcaGTTATAACACAGCGCATCTTTTCTGTGGGGTCTGGGGTTAACTGAGGGTGCAAAAGTAAACAAAAGTGTTGACTTGTTCCATTCCTCTGCTTGTCcttgctactttttaaaatgttatctttgGAAATATTACATTCGTGTGGTCCACTTACTGTTTCAGATGGTGAAGctggaactcagaatgcagaatttgCCCCAAATGAGATCTGGGAAGAAGTGAAATCCCTTGTTGTTGAaataaccacaaaacaaaatggtGATATGATTTGGGTTCCTGAACGTAGAGATGCCTGTGACCCTGAAGGAAGACGTGAAAGGCAGCAGTTAAGCTCTTCTATGGAGAGACCATATTATTGTGTTGAGTGTGGCAAAAGCTTCACCCAGAATTCCATCCTTATCGAGCACCAGAGAACACACGGGTGAGAGGCCCTATGAGTGCGAGGAGTGTGGGCAGGCCTTCAGCCAGTGCTCGGGCCTGTTCCAGCACCAGAGACTGCACACCTGGGAGAAGCGCTACCAGTGCAGCATCTGTGGCAAAGCCTTCAGCCAGAACGCAGGGCTCTTCACCACCTCAGGATCCACAGCGGGGAGAAACCCTTCCAGTGCGAACAGTGCAGGAAGCGCTTTAGCCGGCGGCCTGTGCTGGTGAAGCATCAGCGAATTCACACTGGTGAGAGACCCTATGAGTGCGAAGCATGTGGCAAGAACTTCATTTACCACTGCAACCTTATCCAGCATCGCAGAGTCCACCCGTGGCTGAG from Ochotona princeps isolate mOchPri1 chromosome 1, mOchPri1.hap1, whole genome shotgun sequence encodes:
- the LOC101527022 gene encoding LOW QUALITY PROTEIN: zinc finger and SCAN domain-containing protein 23 (The sequence of the model RefSeq protein was modified relative to this genomic sequence to represent the inferred CDS: inserted 6 bases in 4 codons) translates to MAATLALPIAKRLRGRLLATKVKEKQKDHTCGQESXLSGNDPHTGEIFRRRFRQFCHQETPGPHEALRRLQELCHQWLRPGSHSKEQILLLLVLEQFLSMLPEELQAWVREHHPXSGEEAVAVLEDLERAGGAKGEQVPKQAHIQEDLTKKTAIGVIQEAAGGQSPTLEEQLQGHLQGMCPVQDTDGEAGTQNAEFAPNEIWEEVKSLVVEITTKQNGDMIWVPERRDACDPEGRRERQQLSSSMERPYYCVECGKSFTQNSILIEHQRXHTGERPYECEECGQAFSQCSGLFQHQRLHTWEKRYQCSICGKAFSQNAGLXHHLRIHSGEKPFQCEQCRKRFSRRPVLVKHQRIHTGERPYECEACGKNFIYHCNLIQHRRVHPWLSSASCLDKVGQNFSASDH